In Zingiber officinale cultivar Zhangliang chromosome 9B, Zo_v1.1, whole genome shotgun sequence, the genomic window TACTTCTGTATTTATGAACTGTGATATGGAATAACATTCATCTTTACAGGTCAAGTTATCCAAATTCTTAGCATCACAATAGGTATCAATTATGGGCAAATTGCCAACAATCTTCCTTCCCCAAATCGAGTTGCAAGCCTACTACGTTCCCTCAACATCAGCAGAGTAAAGCTGTATGACGCTGATCAGAACGTTCTTAGTGCGTTCATCAATACTGACATAGAGTTTGTAATAGGAATTGGCAACGAGAATGTGTCAACAATGACTGATCCAGCAAAAGCACTTGGATGGCTCCAACAGCATGTCCTGCCTCACCTTCCTTTTACTAAGATCACCTGCATAACTGTTGGAAATGAAATCTTCAAAGGAAATGATACTGTTCTGATGGCCAATCTTCTGCCGGCCATGCAATCAGTTTACCGAGGCCTGGTTTCTCTTGGATTGGATAAAAAAGTAAATGTCACCAGTGCTCATTCCCTTGACATGTTAGGGAACTCTTACCCTCCTTCAGCAGGCTCATTCAAACAAGACCTAGCAGTTTATATCCAGCCAATTCTTAGCTTCCATTCAATGACAAAATCACCCTTCCTCATCAATGCCTACCCTTATTTTGCATACAAAGAAAACGCTGGAACTGTCTCCTTAGACTATGTCCTCTTCGAACCCAATGCAGGAGTTACCGATGCACTCACAAATCTGAACTATGACAACATGCTATATGCACAGATTGATGCGGTTTATGCTGCTGTCAGAGCATGGGGATACCCTGATATTGAAGTCAGGATTTCTGAGACTGGATGGCCTTCTAGAGGGGACTCCGAAGAGATAGGAGCGACACCAGAAAATGCTGCAAAGTACAATGGTAATTTGCTGCAGAGGATAGCCATGAAACAGGGAACTCCAATGAATCCTTATGTTCCTGTAGATGTATACGTCTTTGCATTGTTTAATGAAGACTTAAAGCCCGGGCCGACTTCTGAAAGAAACTACGGACTATTTTATCCTGATGGCACTCCTGTTTATAATATCGGTTTGCATGGATATCTTCCGCCTATGTTGTCTTCGAGTTTCAAGGTAAACAATATCTTCTCGCTTGAGTATCGAAATGTACTAAACTTCCACAGAAAAAATCATTAAGCCAATTATTTTCTTGGTTCCTTTTTGCTTTTCATCCGTATCTCCATGAGTAATGTGTTTATTGCTGTAACCATTCTTATCTTGCAGATGGTGCCAGCTTTGAGCACTTTGGGAATTGCCATTGTAATTTTGCTCCTAGCCTGACAGATATCTCTACGACGTCAACAGAAGTGGATCGATAAGTGGAAGAGCTTGTTGACACCGACTGAACACACACGAATCGGATTTGACGTCTTCCATGGCGATGTCGGCAACAATGCAATTAAAATTGCAATCATTGGAGATGGGATGCAGCTGATTAGCATTTCATATAAGTGGGAGCTCTCATGGTGCCTAAATGGCATGTGGAACGTTGCTATGTGTGCTCCACAGCACTGAAA contains:
- the LOC122024459 gene encoding glucan endo-1,3-beta-glucosidase 14-like, which encodes MAKRTSGCFLLCLLFSGQVIQILSITIGINYGQIANNLPSPNRVASLLRSLNISRVKLYDADQNVLSAFINTDIEFVIGIGNENVSTMTDPAKALGWLQQHVLPHLPFTKITCITVGNEIFKGNDTVLMANLLPAMQSVYRGLVSLGLDKKVNVTSAHSLDMLGNSYPPSAGSFKQDLAVYIQPILSFHSMTKSPFLINAYPYFAYKENAGTVSLDYVLFEPNAGVTDALTNLNYDNMLYAQIDAVYAAVRAWGYPDIEVRISETGWPSRGDSEEIGATPENAAKYNGNLLQRIAMKQGTPMNPYVPVDVYVFALFNEDLKPGPTSERNYGLFYPDGTPVYNIGLHGYLPPMLSSSFKMVPALSTLGIAIVILLLA